The following are encoded in a window of Thiohalobacter sp. IOR34 genomic DNA:
- the recQ gene encoding DNA helicase RecQ, with translation MPAHDPQATPADELSQARRLLNRVFGYDDFRHHQGEIISTLLAGGDALVLMPTGGGKSLCYQLPALLREGVGVVVSPLIALMQDQVDALRQLGLRAAFLNSTLDAETVHATEQALLRGELDLLYVAPERLLGERMLSLLERARIALFAIDEAHCVSQWGHDFRREYQQLSVLHQRFPAVPRIALTATADQRTRQEIIDQLQLQEAAVFVNSFDRPNIRYTISDAPNPRERLWRFLEQEHPRDAGIVYCLSRKKVESVAEWLTARGREALPYHAGLSDGLRRHHQQRFLREEGLIVVATIAFGMGIDKPDVRFVAHLNLPKSLEAYYQETGRAGRDGLPADAWLAYGLQDVITLRQMTQDTDATEDFKRSAHQKLEAMLGLCELTSCRRQALLAYFGETLEAPCGNCDNCLQPPQTWDATEAARKALSCVYRSGQRFGVNYVIELLTGKDDERIRRNGHHRLSTFGIGRELNAVEWRVLFRQLLAQGYLDTDLEGHGTLRLTARARLLLRGEIELHLRRLRRPERGARERRGRTVLALGEAEQALFEALRSRRRALAEAQGVPPYIIFHDSTLAEMAQRRPTSLGEMAGIPGIGETKLNRFGKAFIEVIREHPG, from the coding sequence ATGCCAGCGCATGATCCACAAGCCACCCCCGCCGATGAGCTGAGCCAGGCCCGGCGGCTGCTGAACAGGGTGTTCGGTTACGACGACTTCCGCCACCATCAGGGGGAGATCATCAGCACCCTGCTGGCTGGCGGCGACGCCCTGGTGCTGATGCCGACCGGCGGCGGCAAGTCCCTCTGCTACCAGCTTCCGGCGCTGCTGCGCGAGGGGGTCGGGGTGGTGGTCTCGCCGCTGATCGCGCTGATGCAGGACCAGGTCGACGCCCTGCGTCAGCTCGGTCTGCGGGCCGCCTTCCTCAATTCCACCCTGGATGCCGAGACCGTGCACGCCACCGAGCAGGCCCTGCTGCGGGGCGAGCTGGACCTGCTGTACGTGGCGCCCGAGCGGCTGCTCGGCGAGCGCATGCTGTCGCTGCTGGAACGGGCGCGCATCGCCCTGTTCGCCATCGACGAGGCGCACTGCGTGTCGCAGTGGGGGCACGACTTCCGCCGCGAATACCAGCAGCTGTCCGTGCTCCACCAGCGCTTTCCGGCGGTGCCGCGCATTGCCCTCACCGCCACCGCCGACCAGCGTACCCGCCAGGAGATCATCGACCAGCTGCAGCTCCAGGAGGCGGCGGTCTTCGTCAACAGCTTCGACCGGCCGAACATCCGCTACACCATCAGCGATGCCCCCAATCCGCGGGAGCGGCTGTGGCGCTTCCTCGAACAGGAGCACCCCCGGGATGCCGGCATCGTCTACTGCCTGTCACGCAAGAAGGTCGAGAGCGTCGCCGAGTGGCTGACCGCCAGGGGGCGCGAGGCGCTGCCCTATCATGCCGGGCTTTCCGATGGGCTGCGCCGCCATCACCAGCAGCGTTTCCTGCGCGAGGAGGGGCTGATCGTGGTCGCCACCATCGCCTTCGGCATGGGCATCGACAAGCCGGATGTGCGCTTCGTGGCCCATCTCAACCTGCCGAAGAGCCTGGAGGCCTACTACCAGGAGACCGGCCGGGCCGGCCGCGACGGCCTGCCAGCCGATGCCTGGCTGGCCTACGGTCTGCAGGACGTGATCACCCTCCGCCAGATGACCCAGGACACCGATGCTACCGAGGACTTCAAGCGCAGTGCCCACCAGAAGCTGGAGGCCATGCTCGGCCTGTGCGAGCTGACCAGTTGCCGCCGCCAGGCGCTGCTGGCCTATTTCGGCGAGACCCTGGAGGCGCCCTGCGGCAACTGCGACAATTGCCTGCAGCCGCCGCAGACCTGGGACGCCACCGAGGCAGCGCGCAAGGCCCTGTCCTGCGTCTACCGCAGCGGCCAGCGCTTCGGTGTCAACTATGTCATCGAGCTGCTGACCGGCAAGGACGACGAGCGGATCCGCCGCAACGGTCACCACCGGCTCAGCACCTTCGGCATCGGCCGCGAGCTGAACGCCGTGGAGTGGCGGGTGCTGTTCCGTCAGCTGCTCGCCCAGGGCTATCTCGACACCGATCTGGAGGGGCATGGCACCCTGCGTCTGACCGCCAGGGCCCGGCTGCTGCTGCGCGGCGAGATCGAGCTGCACCTGCGCCGCCTGCGGCGGCCCGAGCGCGGCGCACGGGAGCGCCGGGGGCGCACCGTGCTGGCCCTGGGCGAGGCGGAGCAGGCGCTGTTCGAGGCGCTGCGCAGCCGCCGGCGGGCCCTGGCGGAGGCGCAGGGGGTGCCGCCCTACATCATCTTCCACGACAGTACCCTTGCCGAGATGGCACAGCGCCGGCCCACCAGCCTGGGCGAGATGGCCGGGATTCCGGGTATTGGCGAGACCAAGCTGAACCGCTTCGGCAAGGCCTTCATCGAGGTCATCCGCGAGCATCCCGGCTGA
- a CDS encoding YeeE/YedE family protein: MDLNIFQQVLLYGFLIAVVMGAVANKTNFCTMGAVSDWVNMGDSGRFRAWVFAMALAIAGVLLMQAGGILDARLAVSGDAAFPPYRTSVFAWPRYLLGGLLFGIGMTLASGCGNKTLVRIGGGNLKSLVVLLVMGFGAYLMMFTSFMGQVFLPWMQPLFVDLGQFGISSQGLGDLIGGALGREDSLGLRYLIGGLLALGLLAWTLRSTDFRGRLDNLLGGGVMGLGVLGAWYVTAGPLGRSWMEEAEFLDEPPLHVAAQSYTFVSPSGDLYNWLLSDLAGHLVSFGMLAALGVAVGSFLYAVLSRSFRIEWFSSLKDFANHVIGGLLMGIGGVLAMGCTVGQGITGASTLALGSFMAFGAIALGSALTMKIQYYKLLYEAEASFGAALVTALVDLHLLPKGLRRLEAM; encoded by the coding sequence ATGGACCTGAACATCTTTCAGCAAGTGTTGTTGTACGGATTCCTGATTGCGGTCGTCATGGGGGCAGTGGCCAACAAGACCAATTTCTGCACCATGGGCGCGGTCTCGGACTGGGTGAACATGGGTGACAGCGGACGCTTCCGCGCCTGGGTGTTCGCCATGGCCCTCGCCATCGCCGGCGTGCTGCTGATGCAGGCGGGCGGCATCCTCGATGCGCGGCTGGCGGTCAGCGGCGATGCGGCCTTCCCGCCCTACCGCACCTCAGTCTTCGCCTGGCCGCGCTATCTGCTCGGCGGCCTGCTGTTCGGCATCGGCATGACCCTGGCCAGCGGCTGCGGCAACAAGACCCTGGTGCGCATCGGTGGCGGCAACCTGAAATCGCTGGTGGTGCTGCTGGTGATGGGCTTCGGTGCCTACCTGATGATGTTCACCAGTTTCATGGGCCAGGTGTTCCTGCCCTGGATGCAGCCGCTGTTCGTCGATCTCGGCCAGTTCGGCATCTCCAGCCAAGGCCTGGGCGACCTGATCGGCGGTGCCCTGGGCCGGGAGGACAGCCTGGGCCTGCGTTACCTCATCGGCGGCCTGCTGGCCCTGGGCCTGCTGGCCTGGACGCTGCGCTCGACGGATTTCCGCGGGCGCCTCGACAACCTGCTCGGTGGCGGCGTCATGGGCCTCGGTGTCCTCGGTGCCTGGTATGTCACCGCCGGGCCGCTGGGCCGTAGCTGGATGGAGGAAGCCGAGTTCCTGGACGAGCCGCCGCTGCACGTGGCCGCCCAGTCCTACACCTTTGTCTCGCCCTCGGGTGACCTCTACAACTGGCTGCTGAGCGATCTGGCCGGCCACCTGGTCAGCTTCGGCATGCTGGCGGCGCTCGGCGTGGCGGTGGGTTCCTTCCTCTATGCCGTGCTCAGCCGCAGTTTCCGCATCGAGTGGTTCTCCTCGCTGAAGGACTTTGCAAACCACGTGATCGGCGGCCTGCTGATGGGCATCGGTGGCGTGCTTGCCATGGGCTGCACCGTTGGTCAGGGCATCACCGGCGCTTCGACCCTGGCGCTGGGTTCGTTCATGGCCTTCGGCGCCATTGCCCTGGGCAGCGCCCTGACCATGAAGATCCAGTACTACAAGCTGCTCTACGAAGCCGAGGCCAGCTTCGGTGCGGCGCTGGTCACCGCCCTGGTCGATCTGCATCTGCTGCCCAAGGGCCTGCGCCGGCTGGAGGCCATGTAG
- the queC gene encoding 7-cyano-7-deazaguanine synthase QueC, translating into MNGQTRKPRAVVLLSGGLDSATVLALAREQGFACHALSLDYGQRHRAELAAAERVARAQGVAEHKVIPIDLTAIGGSALTDPQIAVPERPSEGIPVTYVPARNTVFLSLALGWAEVLGAADIFVGVNAVDYSGYPDCRPEYIAAFERLANLATRAGVEGQQMHIRAPLIEMSKAEIIATGVRLGVDYGLTVSCYAADEAGRACGQCDSCRLRAAGFAAAGVPDPTVYR; encoded by the coding sequence GTGAACGGACAGACCCGGAAACCGCGGGCCGTGGTGCTGCTCTCCGGCGGGCTGGATTCCGCCACCGTCCTGGCTCTGGCCCGGGAACAGGGCTTTGCCTGCCATGCACTGAGCCTCGACTACGGCCAGCGCCACCGGGCCGAGCTGGCGGCGGCCGAACGCGTTGCCCGGGCGCAGGGTGTCGCTGAACACAAAGTGATCCCCATCGACCTCACGGCGATTGGCGGATCGGCCCTCACCGACCCGCAGATCGCCGTGCCCGAACGGCCCAGCGAGGGTATTCCTGTGACCTATGTGCCTGCCAGGAATACCGTTTTCCTGTCGCTGGCGCTGGGTTGGGCGGAGGTGCTGGGCGCAGCCGACATCTTCGTCGGCGTCAATGCGGTGGATTATTCGGGCTATCCGGACTGCCGGCCGGAATATATCGCCGCCTTCGAGCGTCTAGCAAACCTGGCCACCCGTGCCGGCGTGGAAGGGCAGCAGATGCACATCCGCGCGCCGCTGATCGAGATGAGCAAAGCGGAGATCATCGCCACGGGGGTACGGCTGGGCGTAGACTACGGGTTGACCGTCTCCTGTTACGCGGCGGACGAGGCCGGCCGGGCCTGCGGGCAGTGCGATTCGTGCCGCCTGCGGGCAGCGGGCTTTGCCGCAGCCGGCGTGCCGGACCCGACCGTCTACCGCTGA
- the queE gene encoding 7-carboxy-7-deazaguanine synthase QueE — translation MNDSQAPAVPVAAERLRISEIFLSLQGEADSVGWPTVFVRLSGCPLRCRYCDTSYAFQGGDWLEIDAVLEAVAAQGVWRVCVTGGEPLAQKACRPLLTRLCDAGYRVSLETSGSLDVNGVDPRVVKVVDIKTPGSGEAARNRYCNLEHLSPQDQIKFVLCNRADYEWACEQLRRHEMHEICDVLFSPAAGELAPRELAEWILADRLPVRFQIQLHKSLWGDEAGR, via the coding sequence ATGAACGACAGTCAGGCGCCCGCCGTCCCGGTTGCCGCCGAGCGGCTGCGGATCAGCGAAATCTTCCTTTCCCTGCAGGGTGAAGCGGACAGCGTGGGCTGGCCGACGGTCTTCGTGCGCCTGAGCGGCTGCCCGCTGCGCTGTCGCTACTGTGACACCTCCTATGCCTTCCAGGGCGGCGACTGGCTGGAGATCGACGCGGTACTCGAGGCGGTGGCGGCGCAGGGGGTGTGGCGGGTCTGCGTCACCGGCGGCGAGCCGCTGGCCCAGAAGGCCTGCCGGCCGCTGCTCACCCGGCTGTGTGATGCCGGTTACCGGGTGTCGCTGGAGACCAGCGGCTCCCTGGACGTGAACGGCGTCGATCCCCGGGTGGTCAAGGTGGTCGATATCAAGACGCCGGGCTCCGGCGAGGCGGCGCGCAACCGCTACTGCAACCTGGAGCACCTGAGCCCGCAGGACCAGATCAAGTTCGTGCTCTGCAATCGTGCCGACTACGAGTGGGCATGCGAGCAGTTGCGGCGCCACGAGATGCACGAGATCTGCGACGTGCTCTTCTCGCCGGCCGCCGGCGAGCTGGCGCCGCGCGAGCTGGCCGAATGGATCCTCGCCGACCGCCTGCCGGTGCGCTTCCAGATCCAGTTGCACAAGTCGCTGTGGGGCGACGAGGCGGGACGGTGA
- the ybgF gene encoding tol-pal system protein YbgF, which produces MGRGLRGSWLLVLALLAAAPAQAREADLEQRVQRLERLLQSRGLIEMLTQLEQLQREVQSLRGEVEMQGHELEQLKARQRDLYVDIDRRLQRLEAAPAQPVTPPAAAPALPAPPPAAASAVPGTAPAAASPATPAPAADPEQVRQAYEQALNILREGRYAQAGKAYRRFLAAYPDSAYAGNAQYWLAETYYVSRQFDKALAEFEKVVKQYPASSKVPDALLKMGFIQYELKQWDAARRLLEQVQKDYPRSTAARLAGERLARMRREGH; this is translated from the coding sequence ATGGGGCGCGGCTTGAGAGGGAGCTGGCTGCTGGTCCTGGCGCTGCTCGCCGCCGCGCCCGCGCAGGCCCGCGAGGCGGACCTGGAGCAGCGGGTGCAACGTCTGGAGCGCCTGCTGCAGAGCCGTGGCTTGATCGAGATGCTGACCCAGCTCGAACAGTTGCAGCGTGAGGTGCAGAGCCTGCGCGGCGAGGTCGAGATGCAGGGGCACGAACTCGAGCAGCTGAAGGCGCGCCAGCGCGACCTCTATGTCGACATCGACCGCCGCCTGCAGCGGCTGGAGGCCGCCCCCGCCCAGCCGGTCACGCCGCCCGCCGCCGCACCGGCTCTCCCGGCACCGCCACCCGCGGCGGCCAGCGCGGTGCCGGGTACGGCCCCGGCCGCCGCGTCCCCCGCCACACCGGCTCCGGCGGCCGACCCCGAACAGGTCCGCCAGGCCTATGAACAGGCCCTCAACATTCTCCGCGAGGGGCGTTATGCCCAGGCCGGCAAGGCCTACCGCCGTTTCCTGGCCGCCTACCCGGACAGCGCCTATGCCGGCAATGCCCAGTACTGGCTGGCCGAGACCTACTACGTCAGCCGCCAGTTCGACAAGGCGCTGGCCGAGTTCGAGAAGGTGGTCAAGCAGTATCCGGCCAGCAGCAAGGTGCCCGATGCCCTGCTCAAGATGGGCTTCATCCAGTACGAGCTGAAGCAGTGGGACGCGGCCCGCCGGCTGCTGGAACAGGTGCAGAAGGACTACCCGAGGTCCACCGCGGCGCGGCTTGCCGGCGAACGCCTGGCGCGGATGCGCCGCGAGGGGCACTAA
- the pal gene encoding peptidoglycan-associated lipoprotein Pal: MQMIAKWLLAAMLTALLAGCGALGPRPGGGEGGEPAVVEDQGSPAATEAGGEAATSRGVDTGGGFSGMALDEPGSPLSRRTLYFDFDSSEVRPEDREIIAAHASYLAANPRLRVVLEGHADERGSREYNIGLGERRAQAVRRLLEFQGAAPEQIRTVSYGEEKPVDPGHDEAAWAKNRRVEIVYQGQ, encoded by the coding sequence ATGCAGATGATAGCGAAGTGGCTGCTGGCGGCGATGTTGACGGCATTGCTGGCGGGTTGCGGCGCGCTCGGCCCCAGGCCGGGTGGCGGGGAAGGTGGCGAGCCGGCGGTGGTCGAGGACCAGGGCAGTCCGGCCGCTACCGAGGCCGGCGGTGAGGCTGCCACCAGTCGTGGCGTGGATACCGGTGGCGGCTTCAGCGGCATGGCCCTGGACGAGCCGGGCAGTCCGCTGTCGCGGCGCACCCTCTATTTCGACTTCGACAGCAGCGAGGTGCGGCCGGAGGATCGCGAGATCATCGCCGCCCATGCCAGCTACCTGGCCGCCAATCCCCGCCTGCGGGTGGTCCTCGAAGGCCATGCCGATGAGCGGGGATCGCGCGAGTACAACATCGGTCTCGGCGAACGCCGTGCCCAGGCGGTGCGCCGACTGCTGGAGTTCCAGGGCGCTGCGCCGGAGCAGATCCGCACCGTGAGCTACGGCGAGGAGAAGCCGGTCGACCCCGGCCATGACGAGGCGGCCTGGGCAAAGAACCGCCGGGTCGAAATCGTCTACCAGGGGCAGTGA
- the tolB gene encoding Tol-Pal system beta propeller repeat protein TolB encodes MRALKILALVLLLSLLRLAQAGLTIEITSGVQGAMPIAVVPFAWDGPGPAPQDVAAIVAADLARSGSFNPLPRADLLARPSEAAAVNFRDWRALGVDNLVIGRLIAEGPDRYRVQFQLFDVFRARQLAGYSVPAGRAQLRRVAHYISDLIYETLTGERGAFQTRIAYVTATGALDQRRYALQVADSDGYDPLTIVSSREPLMSPAWSPDGRRIAYVSFEGKRAAVYVQTLASGERQKVAAFEGINGAPAWSPDGRRLALTLSRDGNPEIYILDLADGALRRVTRHPAIDTEAVWDPDGRSLVFTSDRGGAPQLYRIPLDGGRAQRLTFEGGYNASPDFSPDGKRLAMVHRGNQGAYRIAVLDLQTGLLRILSDGRLDESPTFAPNGRMVLYATEAGHRGVLAAASVDGRVGQRLRLQEGDVREPAWSPFLPRR; translated from the coding sequence ATGCGTGCCCTGAAGATCCTGGCCCTGGTGCTGCTGCTGTCCCTGCTGCGCCTGGCCCAGGCCGGCCTGACCATCGAGATCACCTCCGGCGTGCAGGGTGCCATGCCGATCGCTGTGGTGCCCTTCGCCTGGGACGGCCCGGGGCCGGCGCCGCAGGACGTGGCCGCCATCGTAGCTGCCGACCTGGCGCGCAGCGGCAGCTTCAACCCCCTGCCGCGGGCCGATCTGCTGGCCCGGCCGAGCGAGGCCGCGGCGGTCAACTTCCGCGACTGGCGGGCGCTCGGTGTCGACAACCTGGTCATCGGCCGGCTGATCGCCGAGGGGCCTGACCGCTATCGGGTGCAGTTCCAGCTGTTCGACGTGTTCCGTGCCCGGCAGCTGGCCGGCTACAGCGTGCCCGCCGGCCGCGCCCAGCTGCGGCGGGTGGCGCACTATATCAGCGACCTGATCTACGAGACCCTGACCGGCGAACGCGGCGCCTTCCAGACCCGCATCGCCTACGTCACCGCCACCGGTGCCCTCGACCAGCGGCGCTACGCCCTGCAGGTGGCCGACTCCGACGGCTACGATCCGCTGACCATCGTCAGCTCGCGCGAACCCCTGATGTCGCCGGCCTGGTCGCCGGACGGGCGGCGCATCGCCTATGTCTCCTTCGAGGGCAAGCGGGCCGCGGTCTATGTGCAGACCCTGGCCAGCGGCGAGCGCCAGAAGGTGGCGGCCTTCGAGGGCATCAACGGCGCGCCGGCCTGGTCGCCGGACGGCCGGCGTTTGGCGCTGACCCTGTCGCGCGACGGCAATCCCGAGATCTACATCCTCGACTTGGCCGACGGCGCCCTGCGCCGCGTCACCCGCCACCCGGCTATCGACACCGAGGCGGTCTGGGATCCGGACGGCCGCAGCCTGGTGTTCACCTCCGATCGCGGCGGCGCGCCGCAGCTGTACCGCATCCCGCTGGACGGCGGCCGGGCGCAGCGACTCACCTTCGAGGGCGGTTACAACGCCAGTCCCGATTTCTCGCCGGACGGCAAACGCCTGGCGATGGTGCACCGCGGCAACCAGGGCGCCTACCGCATCGCGGTGCTGGATCTGCAGACCGGCCTGCTGCGGATTCTCAGCGACGGTCGTCTCGACGAGTCGCCGACCTTCGCGCCCAACGGCCGGATGGTGCTGTATGCTACCGAGGCCGGGCATCGAGGTGTGCTGGCGGCCGCCTCGGTAGATGGTCGCGTCGGCCAGCGTCTGCGGCTGCAGGAGGGCGACGTGCGCGAGCCGGCCTGGTCGCCCTTCCTGCCGCGTCGCTGA
- the tolA gene encoding cell envelope integrity protein TolA has translation MWELLRNDPLAVVYALAVHLLLLAMLVFSMDWQVTPAPSGPPEQKAIQAVAVDEARVRAEVERLKAAERRKEREAEARLKKLQQEAERAEQRRRQEQQRLAEIQRRKEQEARRQAELKRKQQAEAKRLAELKRKQEELARRQQAEEKRLAELARQRKAEEAARRAAEAKRKAEEEARRKAAAEARRKAEAEAKRKAEEEARRRAEAKRKAEEAAKRAAAERALQEQLAREREALAAEQARREQRIVDEYVAAIKQKVERNWIQPSTSRVGLSCTVQVQLIPGGEVMNVRIVQGSGDTAFDRSVEAAVYRASPLPLPPNGQLFERFRSLTFRFKPKA, from the coding sequence ATGTGGGAACTGCTGCGGAACGATCCGCTCGCTGTCGTCTATGCCCTGGCCGTGCACCTGTTGTTGCTGGCGATGCTGGTGTTCAGCATGGACTGGCAGGTGACGCCGGCCCCCTCGGGACCGCCCGAGCAGAAGGCCATCCAGGCGGTGGCGGTGGACGAGGCCCGGGTGCGTGCCGAGGTGGAACGGCTCAAGGCCGCGGAGCGGCGCAAGGAGCGCGAGGCCGAGGCGCGCCTGAAGAAGTTGCAGCAGGAGGCCGAGCGTGCCGAGCAGCGGCGGCGCCAGGAACAGCAGCGGCTGGCCGAGATCCAGCGCAGGAAGGAGCAGGAGGCCCGGCGTCAGGCCGAGCTGAAACGCAAGCAGCAGGCCGAGGCCAAGCGCCTGGCCGAGCTGAAGCGCAAACAGGAGGAGCTGGCCCGCCGTCAGCAGGCCGAGGAGAAGCGCCTCGCCGAGCTGGCCCGCCAGCGCAAGGCGGAAGAGGCGGCGCGCCGCGCGGCGGAGGCGAAACGCAAGGCTGAGGAAGAAGCCAGACGCAAGGCGGCGGCGGAGGCCAGGCGCAAGGCGGAGGCCGAGGCGAAACGCAAGGCCGAGGAAGAGGCGCGGCGCCGGGCCGAGGCGAAGCGCAAGGCCGAGGAGGCGGCGAAACGGGCGGCAGCCGAGCGTGCCCTGCAGGAGCAGCTGGCCCGCGAGCGCGAGGCGCTGGCGGCGGAGCAGGCGCGGCGTGAGCAGCGCATCGTGGACGAGTATGTCGCGGCCATCAAGCAGAAGGTGGAGCGCAACTGGATCCAGCCGTCGACTAGCCGGGTCGGCCTGTCCTGCACGGTGCAGGTGCAGCTGATCCCGGGCGGCGAGGTGATGAACGTGCGTATCGTGCAGGGTAGTGGCGACACCGCCTTCGACCGCTCGGTGGAGGCCGCGGTCTACCGGGCCTCGCCCCTGCCCCTGCCGCCGAACGGCCAGCTCTTCGAGCGCTTTCGCAGCCTGACCTTCCGCTTCAAGCCGAAGGCCTGA
- the tolR gene encoding protein TolR, with amino-acid sequence MACKRSKRRPIAEINVVPYIDVMLVMLVIFMITAPLLTQGVQVELPSAAAEALPADSLEPLEVTVDAEGRYYLNLGDERQPVDADTLLQRAAAVLRHKPKTPVLVRGDQAVNYGAVVRAMVLLQQAGAPSVGLVTEPPAE; translated from the coding sequence ATGGCCTGCAAGCGCAGCAAGAGACGTCCCATCGCGGAGATCAATGTCGTGCCCTACATCGACGTGATGCTGGTGATGCTGGTGATCTTCATGATCACCGCACCGCTGCTCACCCAGGGGGTGCAGGTGGAACTGCCGAGCGCTGCCGCCGAGGCGCTGCCGGCCGACAGCCTGGAACCGCTGGAGGTGACGGTCGATGCCGAGGGGCGCTACTACCTCAATCTCGGCGACGAGCGGCAGCCGGTGGACGCCGACACCCTGCTGCAGCGCGCCGCCGCGGTGCTGCGCCACAAGCCGAAGACGCCGGTGCTGGTGCGCGGCGATCAGGCCGTGAACTACGGCGCGGTGGTGCGCGCCATGGTGCTGCTGCAGCAGGCCGGTGCCCCCAGCGTCGGCCTGGTCACCGAGCCGCCGGCGGAGTAG
- the tolQ gene encoding protein TolQ: MTTDLSLMHLVLGASPVVQAVMLLLLLLSVASWAIIFHKWKLLGGARTEAERFEDRFWSGGDLAGLYQSVSAGEGEVQGMADIFEAGFKEFARLRKQPNADASATLEGAQRAMRVALSREEDRLEHNLSFLATVGSTSPYIGLFGTVWGIMNAFSALGNVHQATLGMVAPGIAEALIATAMGLFAAIPAVVAYNRFSNDVERLISRYDNFLEEFSSILHRQVLGS, from the coding sequence ATGACGACTGACCTCTCCCTGATGCACCTGGTGCTGGGCGCCAGCCCGGTGGTGCAGGCCGTGATGCTGCTTCTGCTGCTGCTGTCGGTGGCCTCCTGGGCGATCATCTTTCACAAGTGGAAGTTGCTGGGCGGTGCCCGGACCGAGGCGGAACGTTTCGAGGACCGCTTCTGGTCGGGTGGCGACCTGGCCGGCCTCTACCAGTCGGTCTCCGCCGGCGAGGGCGAGGTGCAGGGGATGGCCGATATCTTCGAGGCCGGCTTCAAGGAGTTCGCCCGGCTGCGCAAGCAGCCCAATGCCGACGCCAGTGCCACCCTGGAGGGGGCGCAGCGGGCCATGCGGGTGGCCTTGTCGCGCGAGGAGGACCGGCTGGAGCACAACCTCTCCTTCCTCGCCACGGTCGGTTCGACCAGTCCCTACATCGGCCTGTTCGGCACCGTATGGGGCATCATGAACGCCTTCAGCGCCCTGGGCAACGTGCATCAGGCGACCCTGGGCATGGTCGCGCCGGGCATCGCCGAGGCGCTGATCGCCACCGCCATGGGCCTGTTCGCCGCCATTCCCGCAGTGGTCGCCTACAACCGCTTCTCGAACGACGTCGAGCGGCTGATCAGCCGCTATGACAATTTCCTGGAGGAATTCTCCAGCATCCTCCACCGCCAGGTCCTGGGATCCTGA
- the ybgC gene encoding tol-pal system-associated acyl-CoA thioesterase, with protein MAEFRWPVRVYYEDTDSGGVVYYANYLKFMERARTEWLRSRGLEQDRLREEQGIIFAVRAAEIEFLRPARFNQALEVTARLAEARRASLSFEQVVYPAGSSEAPCCSGRIRIACLDARSFRPRALPSSLLTEILDDD; from the coding sequence GTGGCGGAGTTTCGATGGCCGGTGCGGGTCTACTACGAAGACACCGACAGTGGCGGTGTGGTCTATTACGCGAACTATCTGAAATTCATGGAGCGGGCACGAACCGAGTGGCTGCGCAGCCGGGGTCTGGAGCAGGACCGGCTGCGCGAGGAGCAGGGCATCATCTTCGCCGTGCGTGCCGCCGAGATCGAGTTTCTGCGCCCGGCCCGTTTCAACCAGGCGCTGGAGGTCACCGCCCGCCTCGCCGAGGCGCGCCGCGCCAGTCTCAGTTTCGAGCAGGTGGTCTATCCGGCCGGCAGCAGCGAGGCACCCTGCTGCAGCGGCCGGATCCGCATCGCCTGCCTGGATGCCCGCAGCTTCCGGCCGCGCGCCCTGCCTTCCAGCCTTTTGACGGAGATACTGGATGACGACTGA